In Cryptomeria japonica chromosome 1, Sugi_1.0, whole genome shotgun sequence, the sequence tgcaCGACAGACTTGcgttcaaatgctctatgcccaaacttgttgcatgcataacagttcccattgaatctattggatctaggcttattgtttagaaagtaaggaaaattattgtaagccttatttatACATACATTAGCAATatatccttccttgagacaattaaagcaaacaggtttgaacttttgcttacctttatcctttgatgtcggttgcttctttgatgctacatcttttgctctAGAGGTTTCACCTGCCTAataaccagagaaaccaagtccattagtattctttaccggtttagttgattcaagcttttgctctaacttagcaacactctgattgaatttggcaagtatttcctttgtcttggtgagttccttggaaatagaagcattggattccttcaaggttgcattctcagaaatagccatgtttagttcaccttgcatttcttctttttccactttactctcttggagatgagcggtaagggcactgatttcttgcttcagtttggaaatctcatgatctttgtcttttaccaggtcttcagctttcctccggttctcaagctcttgacacattctgatagtcagtccttccagttcccttcttaggttggcattatattcattcagtttttcaacttcttcaactagggcttccatgtctgcttcatcagaagaactattttcagtaagctccatcaatttctcagcatgctctcttctctttgttaaagaggctttatatttataatttgactttaagttcatcaaaggctttctcagtctgagtgagacgatgagtaagctccctcacagtgtattcccccatatctccttccaagtggttaaacttatagaaaggttggctctgataccaattgatgaatactaaaagggggggcgaattagtataccaaaaattagtggacttaaactcttaaacagtttagcagttaaccgatataacatatttactaacaaactggttaagacaaatgcaaaccaaatagcaaataaagcattcacccacaagagcacaatcaccataacacaagaggttttgacgtggaaacccaaaagggaaaaaccacggtgagttgaaactcacaagtaactatctgcagaatagtaaccagaccggttaagatcatacaatgttcttcaccagaacagatcctgttaggaatctagatctctgttaggagataagtcctattaaagactaccttgtgagaggatttcaaatccacagttgtgaaccaccttgttagaggatttacaaaggcttttctgggcctacccggttaagggtttcagacttgtcgaagatgtaagtagtcaacaagtgagtgatctagatactagcacagtatgcttggttagatccttgatagctcattgttaatgcacatttagcattacgtcagtcttcagtatctccacactctgtttcttcacacagacctaatcttctcttctatgatcgcacatacaaaaatctCATGCACAGcttaaaccctaacaactactaaaaccctagacatgatgtccttataaaggagtttaatttcatgtcggtccaataggattacattgcaagttcctaggttcagtgcatctagacacatttggtaacacgacacagaatcactgccaaagtgtcggtggatgataactcatcacaaagataccggttggtaactcatgacacagtaataccagttcatacattttaccaattgccggtttgtcaaaatgaagactgagaaaaatgataactgccgctttatTCCttcgttctgcttgagatcctcgaaccgcttgaggtcttcagtcagtttgtgaccagtaaacaccttctgcaaaacaccgatagtctaaagactataatacataataccggttgtgacaaataccggttgagcataactcatacatacaaaaagtgatcacaaaacaagtgtgtgtccatcaatgacaatcacaacatcatcaaaatgccaacaatagagGTCAAGTGGGGGTCTAGGGGTAGAATCCCTCATAAGATCAAGCAATAGCACCAACAAGCCCAAATTAAGGCCTCATGATGCATGGTATTTTCATAATTTTATCAATGTCTTCTCTATCACCATGTCCTCACTATTTCAATATTTCTAACCAAATCTTCAATCTTATATCAATGAAGCTAAAGAATATAACCAGTCAATCAATTAGGGCTATGCAATTTCATTGCTTTTTTTGAGTGTTTGGAGCATGGGTGGGGCCCATTAGACCATTAGAATAAGGGTTGTGTTGGTTAAAAGAATTTGTCTTCTTAAACAATTAATTATTATGACTATATTTTCCCAAAAGTGAATACAAATTATTAACAAATTGTGGGGTACGTTATTAATTAACTTCCCTCAATTCTAATTATGTATAGCTCCCTTTTATGATTAAGTTGTTTGGATTTTAGATTTTAAAAGATGGGGTAAACTTTTAACTTGGAAGTAGAGAAGGAAAACTAACATTTGTGCATAGCCATGACAAATGCAATTGTGGGATTCGATACAATTAAAAGGTTTCTAAATAACTATTAAATGCACAAGTTTGGAAACTAAAAtttttgaataaaatgaattttacAAAGTATCCTAATGTAAAGATTGAAATGCAAGTGAATGGCATATAACTTCATATTGAAATTTCACCACACCATGGGAGAAAATGAATGTTAAACAAATGGACATCACATTTACACAAAAAAATGATAACCAAATATTCACTAGAGCACACAGACTtgtacataaatatcaaagcataaCATCCAACTTCACATGCACACAAATTTGTTAATCCTCTATAAAATGGGTAGAATTTTATTTATTCCTTCCCTTGATCGTGTCTCACTAACACAATACAATGTTTTTGGGATAAAAATTTCAGCCCCTTCAAATGTCTTTTGAATACATATTTAAAGAGTTACAAAAGTAGCCACTACTCAAGTCTTACTTTAAAAGAATCATAATTAAAAGCTTAATACATTTAAAAATATTACAAACCTTTAAAGACAAAAAATAAACTTGTGGTTGTTGTTGAGGTGGTGGGTCTTGTCAACCTACATTAGCTCCGTCCATAGGGGCTTGCTAAGTGGCTGCAACATGTGCTTTATAGTTCTTCAACACTTGGGTGATAGCTAGAATTTTAGTGTGCTAACGAATATTCACATTTTTAGTTTTGAGCTTGCAAAGAGCCTTGTTGCCACGAATGTTGTCAATTTTAGTAGTAAAGTTGGCTAGATGACTATCATACCATGCCAAAGCCGAATCAATTCTCGCCAACTTCTTCAAATTAACTTTATTGAAGGCTTGTTCATCTGAAAGTGCAtctatatttttttgaaattcttctttcAATTCATATGTTGTAGCATCACCTATGTTGTCTTTCTTCTTTAGTTGGCATCCAATATCtcaaaattctttgatgaggtccGCCTAAACACAGTTGTATTCTTTTAGCAGCTTACCTTCCTCCTTGATATTTTGCTTGAGGAATGAATCTTTCCATTTAATGCTCTTTATCCACATGATGCATTTGTGGTTGCCTATAGCTATGACAATTTGCTTTGTTGACGCTTTATCTAAGCCCATGTCTAGGATTTCCTTAAGCTCTTGGTTAGCCTCCAACCAAAGAGATTCTTCCTAGTTGGTGTTTTCTATCTCAGTGTTGATAGCATTTCTCTTTAGAATCAAATCATCATAAACCATCCTTAGTTGCTCAATAAAAGGAGGCCCTTTAGCTTTCAAGTATTTCACCCATTAGCTTTCAAGTATTTCACCCATTCCCAAGTCATTCTACCATAAGAGTTATCCTTCTACACTTAGTTTACCATCTCTTTCCTAGTCGTGAAAGAGAGTTATCCGTCTACACTTACGGTAGATGGCTAGGAAAGAGATGGCAAACTAAGTGTAGAATGATAACTCTTATGGTAGAATGCATCTTAAACTCATATTCCTCCATGTATCATTACACACCTCTCTCTAGAGGCTAGATAcctagagggggatagagaggtgTGTAGCGATACATGTAGGAATATGGTGCATAatgatagagggggatagagagaggtgtgTAATGATCTAATTCCTTTTCTTGAACTGATAATTATCAGTACAATAAACCCATTAGTCTTCCATGTGAGGAATATGGTGGAAATCGAGACCTAGTTGCAAATTATTCTTGACAGAGTCTTTGCTATCAAATAGGAATCTCATTTCATATGTTGAAGTGGTATACTTGACAAATCTCTCTCAATGTTGAGAGGATCTGACTAAGACTAGTATGAGTATTATCCAAGTCCAATTGGGCATTGGATACCTACCTTTTTTCTTTTAGCACACCTCTTATTGATCTTAGCAACTTGTCTGtagatttcaatgacaatgaactTATCCTCTGCATATTTGGGCAGCTTATGAGGAAGTTGATCATAACCCCAAGCCTCTTGATCAACAATTTTATGTTTTTTGAAATTTGGAAAGTTTTTGATAGAGTGACAACTAGGGTACACAACATTTACTCTGGAAATTGCTTAAAAAATGCTCAAGGTGGGTGACAAATTGGACTACTGGAGTGCATAGGATGGTGAGCTTACCGGTTTTACAGTCTATGAGAATATATTTGAATCGAGTTTTGTTTCTATTGTAGTTGATACCTTTGTTACTCTGCATGCTCTAAAAACCCTGAACTCTTTCTTGCAAATGCTTTGGAATGGTTTAATTTAATCACTTTTCCCTTATTATACCATGGCATTAACTCATCTACTCAGCTTTGACAACATTCAATGTTGGGTAGGTGGCTTCCATTGGCGCCAAATTTCTAAAACTATTTTCTTGGAACAAAAGAGGCGAGCTTTTGCTaggttctcaaaaccttgtcaAGGTTTGACAAAGGTTTCAAAACCTCTTTTAGTCTTCATTTTATTCTATTTCCCTCacttctttgtttgtttgtttcttTTTACCTTTGAGAGCTCTTGAAATCTTGAAGAGGAGAGAAGGTTATGAGTTGGGCGTTGGGCATTGACAAGGTAATGGAAACCTTGTTGAGCCCCACATAAGTCTTTGAAACTCATTAACAACTCTCCCAAGCTTTGAAAATTTTCTCTCTTTGGTGGCTAGAAGTTTTGGGTTCGATGTCGAAGCCCGACAAGGTTGTAAGAACCTTGTTGGCTCTTGAGAATGGTTTCGAAACCAAGTGGAGAAGCTACatttgagtttttgaagaagacaatcttttccaaGGAGAACTTTTTTGGAAGAGCACAAGGTTTTAAAAACCTTGGCAGCTCCCGAAAGAGTTGTGAGAACCAAGACTGGGACCAACATTTGGGAGAAAATGATTTATGTATTTTTTACGACTCTTAATGGTCAAAATGGAAATTTAAAACTTTATCGAGGCTTTGATGGGTTGTGAGAACTCCATCGAGGTCCAACAATAGTttcaaaaccaactcaaaaggcCGAAATTAGGCAAAAAGACTAAGTGTTTTAAGACTTAAAAGGTATTTTAGTGGAATTAAAGAAACATGGGAAGACTCAAAAGACCCCTAAGATTTGAACATCATGATTTCGATGGGTAAAATAAGATTTTAATAATGGACCAAAAATAGTGCAATTGGTTGATaagccaaaattcaaaaaaaatgcattttataaagtttttttaattGTAGATGTGAGGGGCATTTGCAAGTTTATGGGATGTTCAAGGGACATGGTTGAGTTTCTTGAGGGTCCCTAGGAAATTCAAGCATCCCCATCAAGGAGGGGCACCCCAAAAATGTCCCTCTCTAAGGGAGACATCCTAAGGATGTCTCTTATCCAGTAACAATGATGGTGACACAATGAAGGGATTTTTCCTACCATCGCAATGTCTCAAAAACATCCCCATCTAGAAATATGGTATCTTTTTGCAAGGAAGACATACTTGTGGAACACTAAATATAAGCAGTTCATGATATCAAGTTAGCAATTAGTTTctaaaaataaatatttccactatgGCTTGTATCTATGGTTACAAGTCATCAATTAATTATGAACCATTGTTGTAGGAAATGTCCAACTTATTGTTCTCATCTAAAAAAATCACTCAAAACCCAGTTTCAAAATATTACATAACCATCAGCTAAATACCCACTTGGGCTTCAAAAAGATAAGAAATAATACAAAAAAAGCATAACGAAAAATTAAAACCTGAGTTAACTTTATTGAAAAGTCCTCATGGTAACATTTTCTCCCTAGATGATTAACGTATTATCTCTAGTGTTAATCACCTATATTGTAACCTATATTGTAACTGCACATGGTCTACTTGAATTGAGTTGATAAATAAAATAGTTCAACTCAGTTATAGTTATATAATAGACTCTTGATCATCTGCAAAAGTCCATCACAAAACTTTTTATACTTTTTATGTTAACAAAATTTCTATGGTACCTTATAAGGGCTCCACATTCTTTGGCAATATAATTACAATTTGATGATTCAACTTTCCTAATGCAGGCCTAATCTTATGTTGATGGTAGCATGGTGAGCGTTAAATGCTCAAAGATAGATGAAGAAATGCTTAAGTTATGGGATAAATAGAAACTAATAAGAGACTTGAAGCGGAACCCAACCCAATGTAATTTGGCTAAGTATAAAAAAACTAAATTCACAGCACAACCATTATAAAAGAAAAAAGGGTTTTCCAAAAAATAAAATTCTTCAGAAATAAAAGAAAGTCAATGAATTTATATTGATATTTAATCACCCAAGATCATCGATCAAAGATTAATTTCATTTCAgatgtatatttttctttttctccaggCTTCTTCTATAACAACTTTCTAAATGCAATGCATGCATTGTCCTGGCGAGTAACAAGACTAGGCAGTCCAACTCAGAGGCAACACTTTAAAGATCAACTTAAGTAGGTTATTAGTGTTTTCATAACTAAGCTATTATATTGTGTCTATTGTCATGTATTACCTAGGAACTCTAGCCCTGATGCACAAGGTGTAAGGTTATGAGCAGATAAATACTGGGGATTGTAGAATTTGCTTAGATGTCTCATCCCACTGTCACACAAAATTGTAACTATAGTGTGGCCAGGACCTAAAAGACGTGCTACTCGGACAGCCCCAACACAGTTCATAGCAGAGGAGCTTCCAACAAATAAACCATCATTCTTCAAGAGAAAtctacaaggaaaaagaaaaaagttaaCTTCCAGGACAAATTTAAATCCCCTTCACAACAATAAACAACAATTCAAAAAGTTTAATCATACCTAGACATCTCAACCGCCTCCATATCTGTGCCTCGGAAAGCTCCATCTAACCTTGCCATCTGAAAGTTTCGAGTTACTCTATTAATACCAATACCCTCTGTTATGGTGTCAAATGGATTCTTCAACCGTTTACCCTCTGCCTCTTCACGTGTATACATGACCCCTCGTGTAACCTTATTAAATAGGCCAGAACCAGGAGGATCAATCAAGAAACACTTGATATCAGAGACTTTATCCTGCAGAAATAAGAGCATGCATAGATTTTGTTAAACATATTGAACCAGTTATTTGATATAAGAAAGAGTAAAATTAAGACCATAAACCTTAAGAAAGCAAGAAATGCCAGCAAGTGTGCCACCAGTGCCTGCCGCAGCAACAAAAGCATGCAGACTGCCACCCGTCTGCTCCCAGATCTCAGGACCAGTGCCTTCATAATGTGCCCGGAAATTAGCAAGATTCTCAAATTGATCTGCAAAATATCCTCCCTTACTCTCATTTCCAGAGAAATTAGTGCTAGAATCTGAACTCTCTTTAACCAATTTGCTATGGTCAACCAGGATTTGGCCATTGACAGTCTTATATAATTCAGATTCAACTTTATCATAAAAGTCATTGAAGCTATCAGAACTCCCCATGAGGTTTTCATTTTTGCATGGCTTCACTTCTTTTTCATTGGCACAGATTGTGGCTTCCATAGCTCTCCTCCTTGCAACATTTACAAAATGATCTTTATGAGTGATGGAGACAGGTCTCACTCTTTCCACAGTAGCACCAAGTGCTTCCAAGATTTGGGCCTATAAGAAATTCACACTTTTTCAGATAAGAGAAGACAAATCCAATTTGAGCCACTCTGTCGGTTTTCCAAGAACTTTTACATTGAACAAAAACAATCCCAAAACCAATAAATTTTCATATAGTTCAAAAGAGTTCAAACCAAAGTTGCGAAGGCTCAATATTGCAAAGTTTGTGTAAAAACCTCAGTttcattttgcataaaatttaCATAATTGCTCCAAATTCAGctaggaaagagagaaaaaaaatgcACAAGTGGAGTTCAAATATCTTTAGTGAGTCATTATTCATTGTAATGAACAGAAACTAACCTTGAGTCTcctcaacaaaaaatatttttagaatctcgAAGAGTGAGAGTTTATAGATTCATTCCGACTAACTTCAAGTATCGCTTGACATAAACCAATTTCTagcaattataatattatttatcagATATCTGCAGTGGTTACTGaaagatttgaaagaaaatttGACGGTTCACATAAAGTGAAATATGCTCTACAGACAAAATCAACTACCATACCACACCAACATTGCATCCATATGACAGCACAATAAAATTTACCAAAAGCAAGATAGACTGATTATTAAATGTTTATATTTTTATTCTATAATCTAAGACTTAAACATCTTAAAGCATCTTTCCTTTAATAATCTATCAGTTAACTTATCAACCATGCTACTGAACATTCACTAATTAGTAATTACTTCTCAAGTACATGGCCTAGTTGTTATTTCTCTAGTTTCAAAAATTAACGTAACCAATTGAGAACAAAACCTGAGACAGGTGTTAGTCTGAAATTGTTACCCTAAATAACTGCAAAATGTTAGAAACAATTTGGGATGCAGTGCAAGTATCTTCATAACCATTGAATTCTGCACACAGGAGTTGTCAATGCATTATTCTCTAAAGAAAGAAGCTGAAGAATCTTCCTTTAGGTAACACATATCAACCTTTAAGGGGTTGGATTATAATCATTCATCCACATTGAAGAGGATGGTTTATAACCATTTACAAATGAAGGTAAAGCATGATTTTATCTAAGGTTCTAATCTTCTAGCTTATGGATCCAAGTAAACAATGAAcatatttaatttgttttagtaTCTTGTGGTCAGTTACTTTACCAAATGCACAAATTTTGGGTGCTTTTGGTTTTTCCACTGTTCAGAGGTTCAATGAACATGAATACCTTTTGAAAACCTGCTATACCTTGTAACTAGTCAGAAAATGACAGCAAAGTATCTCCAATTTCAAGAGAATGGAAAAGGAACCATGGGAAGAAATTAAGCCAAGTACTGTATCAGAGGTTGACTTTAGTTTTCAAAAGATTAGTACATACATGATAAAACAAGTACAAATTAAGTGAAATTGTTGGGTTGGTACTGCCCTGTTTCTCATACAATACCAAATATATGAAATCATACTTGCATGTTCAACAAAAGCTTCTGCAATGTAAACCGATGAATGAGTGtgtgtgtgtaccaagaggatgtAGCAAGTTATGGACATATTAAAACAAAAACTCAAAGAAAATAAAATCTGTTTGCTCAGAGAAAACAAATTTTCAAGTGGGTGGAAAAATAAGAAAGGGGGGAAGTGTGATTACAGGTTAACTTTACTGTAATTAAGAGACTAAAAAAGTATTGGCAAAGCTGACTGCATATGACAGAGAGAAAGCAATGGCAGATTGGCTAGCATTGCTTTCTCGTTATATAGTAACAAATGGCCGATATCTAACTTTAATTACAGAGTGTTGTCCAATCACTTCACAACCCTTTCTTACCCAATGAAATGTGAACATAAATTAAACAGGTCACAGAGGAAACCAAAGACAGATTTGAGATTTCTATTCATGTTTGAGCGTCTTAAACTCACATGACGCCAGGTCGGAAAAAAATAAGTACAATCTAAAAATGATATCTTAAATGCCCATCAACACGGCTGTATGTAAATCACAGGCTTTCTGATTTGTTAGTTAAAGGTAGTTTGTAGACACAGTAACACCTCTAAATTAAGTGAAATTGTTGGGTCAGTACCGCCCTGTTTCTCAAGACTCATACAATACCAAATACTTGAAATCCTGCTTACATGTTCAACAAAAGCTTCTGCGATGCCAACCTATGAATGAGCATATGTAACAAGTTGAGGATAAAGCaagttattaatatattaataagagaaactcaaagaaaataaaatatgcCTATTCAAAAAAACAGATTTCAAGTGGGTGGAAGAAACTATTCCAAGCTCCAATGCCTCAGGAAAGAAAGATAAACAACACCAAAAAATGCAGATTTGAACctccaaagaaccacacatgccaAGGAAAGAAGGTGGCACCTAGGCTAAAGGGGCGATTTGCATCttaaaatgtatcttcatcaaaCTTCAAAAATGACACGTCAAAATGAGTCTCCCAGGCTAGGAAAAAGGTATTAAACAATACCCAGAAGCAAATATGCCTTCCTCCAAGAGTTACGAGCAAAATATGGTTTTTCTGAAGTTCTAAAAATGAAGACAAGCATACTGAAAAAGTATCCAAAACACCACAAAACTGGAACAACACTCTCAAAATGAACTCACCAAACCAAAAATTGAATACCCACATCAGAAAATCTCAAAGACCATCATTTTCAAATCCATATCATCAACTGCAAGCCAAAATCACTGAAAACTAAGTATGGACACTCCAGCCAGCTAGGGTGGATATTTCACCACCGAAACCAGAACCACTGAAGAGGATTTTCGTCCTCAACCAGAAACAAGAGAACTCTCTGAGTTCATTCCAGCAGCATCTCGTTAAGTTGTCAATTCAGAATTATCAAAATGAGAGCCAACATTCATATTTACAGAGTGGAGGGAAGAATATATGCAGCCGATTTGAATTTGAATACTTTTCcctcactttttaccttttaaaatattaaaatatcctCTCTCCTTGGCGTCCCCTTTTGGTCTTGTAAAATAAACTTTTTAAAACTTAAGTTTGCTCCCCTTTCGTAGGCGTAGCATTTGGGGACATAACATGAGCACTTTTAAGTCACTTTATAAAAGCACTtaagtgaattaaataaaatattatcatcCAAACTTAGAACCCACCAAGGAACTGAATTCAAAAACATTTCACACTCAACTAAGAGGAAACAGAGGCTGGGAACAAGTGCCCAAAAcgatacttactaaaaatagcatatgcTAAAAGAAGGGACTCTACTGGAACACACTGAAATCACCTGCTAGAGCTCTCCACAAGACACTGAGTCCTCTAACCAACTCCACCTAGCCTATGGGAACCCAAGAATAGGCTAATGAAATCCAAATTGACTAGGtgcaagaaggggacattacaacctcCGCACAAAGTGTTTTATATCTAGTTGTATATATTTTTTGTGCTATTCCGGCATCATGTATCCATTCTACACCATTTCTGGCTTTCTTGTATTTGGGATATAGTGTAGACGTTCAAATGTCTAAGTGAGTGCATTGTCGCACTCTAAAAACACTACTATACAACAGTTGGTTTTCACAAACTTGCCACCTTTCAACGTCCAAACATGCAAGCAAAGCTGCAAAACAATTGCCCTAAGTGTTTTTTCAACACTTTCCTTGTGGATTGGATTTTTTATCTTTGAAATTTTTGGGAACATTTATTTGGGTGGGGGCTAGaagttgtgatgttttcacacatcgccctattgcaaatggggaccccctactttttaggccgttccggtcttttggctttgttttttagGTCTTTTCGTAGCAGTCTCTctactttgcaagtgtttgggggtcatattgatcaAGTCTTCTTTTCATTTGAGCGAATTTGGTTAAGTCTAAGGctcgttttgtcaattttagggtttttgccttcagtcttagattttagggttttcttttagggttttggaaaaactgaacgtAGAACTAGAATTAGGACTCTTCaaggaacctccgagtaaaatttgagcgaattttgagcacttactatttttagtaagtttcactgcctctcggattggtctaattttgccaaaaatcaaacttactatttttagtaagtgttttCCTTACCTATTTTGtccaaaccctaacattttgaaacacttactatttgggaaaagcTATTTTTGGCAGGTTCATAGGAAAACACCGAAAACTGAACATCCCTGAAGACACTGAAGACTAAACATTcctgaagatcatttctaaatccggaagagtcaaaaggcagacaagttggatGAAAAAAAAATGGTTAAGTATGGAACTCCTGTTCCAGaagtggaaagcatgcaaaatcttctaagtctggaaattcacatcaatccacaaatgtcatcctgatccggaaatggcctgaaatttgactatctaaaaaatttaaaagatcttctaaaacctagaatttgcattataactcctagagatctgaaaccactctcaaacatcctgccaatatatacatgaaatataacttaaagtataagaaaggaaaaagacatattgaaatgccacttatacttcaTATTTCATATTTCATATTTCATGTATACAATTCATATTGAAAGACATATTTCATGTATACATTCTGATAAAGAGAATGAgggaaaaaaaatcatgaaaatccttcCCCAAGTCAATTCAGCGCCCAAGTTTGGGCAAGGGCGCTAAAACATGGTCaacaaggagagtggaaaaaagtGTGAATTCCTTGGCTATAGTCAAAATCCACCCCAAGCCAAGGTAGGGCGCCAAAATGGAATGCTCTTGGAGTGTTGGAAAAAGGAGAGATTCCTCCTTCCTTGGAAAATACCGCCCATACCTTAGGAGGAGCGCTAAAGTCACATCACCGTGGAGAAATGAAAAGAGTGTAAATTCCTTGCTCATGGGCATTTAGTGCCCAAGACCTTGGAGGAGCGCCAAACTAGAGTTATCAAGGAAAACTCCAAAGCATTAAAATTCCAAGCCAAAGTGGATTTAGCACCCAAGGTGGGAGATGAGTTGCCAAATAAAGGAAGGTGTGGAAAGCATGAGAAATAGTGAATTCCTTCCTTACATGCCAAGATGGTGAATTTCTTCACACAGTGAATTCCATGCCAAGGGAGGAAATTTTCCATGGCAAGGAAGAATCAATGCCTTGGTAAAGGAGAGGTATCAAAATAGCTAAGGCTTAATTCCACGCCTAAATTGGAAAActgaaaatttgtctaaggcatgaaaatccaagggttAAGGAGGAATGAAAAGCAAGAAATCCCGTcgagaaaaattttaaaatttccattttttagACACTAAATCTTATCAGAATTCATAAATTTTTGTATATTTGGATTTGTGACATATTTCTCTCTCTCCTAGACccgggtcctaaattttaggaaaattcctaaaaaataggagatgatggaaagGTGTTGAAAATCTCCTCCAAGGTGTGGAAAGTttgaaaaacttcaagaaaattcttcatggatcaaattcttctctcctaaagttttctctctccaggggtttctcgccaagtggcaaTTGGGTCAGCGCATGTTGAGTCAATGGAGCATCTTCTGCATTCAGTCGTCACGTGAAGGCATcgtggcgatgcatttattgttggAATATTTCGACTAAGCGGTGGCCCGATCAGTGCATGAAGAATCTCTTGCATGCAGCCGCCATatttatggttttatgacagattccTTCCGCATGTCGCTGTAACATGAAGaaatgatgggcatttatttctGCATGGGGAAT encodes:
- the LOC131071389 gene encoding cysteine synthase 2; this translates as MGFFSQNAVFAGVLAIAFLSHFILFNVYEKRRSKKRSVADGVIGAIGNTPLIKIKSLSNATGCEILAKAEFLNPGGSVKDRVAAKIIQEALQSGELVKGGVITEGSAGSTAVSLATVAPAYGCKCHVVIPDDAAIEKAQILEALGATVERVRPVSITHKDHFVNVARRRAMEATICANEKEVKPCKNENLMGSSDSFNDFYDKVESELYKTVNGQILVDHSKLVKESSDSSTNFSGNESKGGYFADQFENLANFRAHYEGTGPEIWEQTGGSLHAFVAAAGTGGTLAGISCFLKDKVSDIKCFLIDPPGSGLFNKVTRGVMYTREEAEGKRLKNPFDTITEGIGINRVTRNFQMARLDGAFRGTDMEAVEMSRFLLKNDGLFVGSSSAMNCVGAVRVARLLGPGHTIVTILCDSGMRHLSKFYNPQYLSAHNLTPCASGLEFLGNT